The DNA region tattaaattattttatagcagcatattatgtatataaaataaaataattttaaagcatTTGATTTTTATTCATTGATAACCTACTTACTCCCTTATCTCTACATATGTATCTAAACAATATTTGCCAATTGTAAACCTCTTCATTGGATGTATCTGTTCAAATTCTTTTTCGACTTCAACCTCAATCAAGGGGAACTGCTCTAGGCCAGGATTTGATGCAACTGACACAGCCACAGACTCAGTTGTGTGTAACAGTATCTTAAAACTGGTATTATCTGGTAATTCATTGAATTTATCACAAAGAGTAGACATACTGAGACAGAAAGTGCGCATGTTTTGTTCTGCCTGAATAAGGTAAGTATCACTCTTGTCCTCTTGAATGTTAATTTTGTCTAAATCAAATACAAACTTTACAATTGGTTCATAGGTGTTGTTGGTTATAGCAAACTCGATCTTATTTAGTTGGCCAGCTTTCCAACAATCAGTGATGCTCTTTAAGCACATATCAATGTATTGTACAACTTCTGGGTGGATGCAGCGATATACAACTATGCTATATTTTCTTCTAGTCTCAAATATACTTCTTGGATAAACATTAGCATAGTATAGAATACCATGGAATGCTACTGATAGGAATTCTATAGCTATATCAAGAAAACAATTATCCATGGTGTAAGATAAACCCATACGATTTATAACGATATCAATACCTTTTTAGATGTGGCCAATAGTAAAAACCATGCTTTAACATTTAAAAGTGGAGGAACATACGAATagaatatcataaaaaatataatattattaacgagccagttataagtttttatctaggtaataaaataaatatttcaatttaaatctaAGCTTTGCACAATGTTAAGTCAGTAAATATaacattgatattatattaacacaGAGGATAggtattcaaatttcaaaaaacgGCGATTCCTTTCAATGTTTTCGATTCTGTTTATTTACTATTGATTGACAATTGAGATACGCACAGACAGATGACAGAATACTTGGACAGACGACTGACTGTCAATCGTCAATACTGACACTTGACAGTTGTAATCTGAAAACATCTTTACCTACTTGTTACAGTAATTTACTTTGTTACCAAGGGATTATCCGTTCACACTTCAGTTATTTTTAGCATTGTGTCCATTATTAACATTTGCATTTTAACTTCCCGCGACGTTGGCATtacttattaaaattgtaataaagataattataGTCCAGTCATGCTTAAATTAGGTAAGAAtctcggaattcgagatacccagctgaaagtctgtaaatacttgtatattgagTTGACACCCTAAAAGTTGTCACAAAACCTACATATAGGTAGGGTGTAcgcaactattaaatttcaaggtcaAAAAAATCggtttttgcgctttttttgtaaatatctcatttcctatgggttttttgtatttattgtcaatattgtagaatacaaaattctctacaaatttttgtttcaaaaattttcttataCGGTGAACCGTTTTCGAGAAAGAGGGCGGAGAGaacgttttcacagcatcacttcaggtcaaccggtgcctccggtcgaaaacgcgccatatatataaatatttataattattgatttatcgATAGTTCATCAACTATATATATGGCGCGTTGTCTCCAAAACca from Leptidea sinapis chromosome 16, ilLepSina1.1, whole genome shotgun sequence includes:
- the LOC126968749 gene encoding mitotic spindle assembly checkpoint protein MAD2B — encoded protein: MGLSYTMDNCFLDIAIEFLSVAFHGILYYANVYPRSIFETRRKYSIVVYRCIHPEVVQYIDMCLKSITDCWKAGQLNKIEFAITNNTYEPIVKFVFDLDKINIQEDKSDTYLIQAEQNMRTFCLSMSTLCDKFNELPDNTSFKILLHTTESVAVSVASNPGLEQFPLIEVEVEKEFEQIHPMKRFTIGKYCLDTYVEIRE